A single region of the Apodemus sylvaticus chromosome 7, mApoSyl1.1, whole genome shotgun sequence genome encodes:
- the Epm2aip1 gene encoding EPM2A-interacting protein 1 translates to MWMTPKRIRMEVDEALVFRPEWTQRYLVVEPAEGDGALCLVCRRLVASTRERDVRRHYEAEHEFYERFVGDEERAALVERLRQGDMSLASVLTPEERATRAGLGLCRFLALKGRGWGEGDFVHQCMEVLLREVLPDHVGVLEGIDLSPEITRQRILSIDSNLRSQLFNRARDFKAYSLALDDQAFVAYENYLLVFIRGVGRDLEVQEDLLTIINLTHHFSVGALMSAILEALQTAGLSLQRMVGLTTTHTLRMIGENSGLVSYMREKAVSPNCWNVIHYSGFLHLELLSSYDVDINQIINTISEWVVMIKTRGVRRPEFQPLLTESESEHGERVNGRCLNNWLRRGKTLKLIFSLRKEIEAFLVSVGATTVHFSDKQWLCDFGFLVDIMDYLREISEELQISKVFAAAAFDRICTFEDKLCSLQRHMEEVNLTDFPAFSIIVDELRQQFKEDQKIFDPDRYQMVISRLQKDFEKHFKDLRFIKKDLELFANPFSFKPEYAPISVRVELTKLQSNTDLWNEYRVKDLGQFYAGLSGETYPIIKGVAYKVASLFDSNQICDKAFGYLTRNQHTLSQPLTDEHLQALFRVATTEMDPRWDDLVRERNDS, encoded by the coding sequence ATGTGGATGACGCCCAAGAGGATTAGGATGGAAGTCGACGAGGCTCTGGTGTTCCGGCCCGAGTGGACCCAGCGTTACCTGGTGGTGGAGCCTGCGGAGGGTGACGGGGCCCTGTGCCTGGTGTGTCGCCGCCTGGTCGCCTCTACCCGAGAACGCGACGTAAGGCGCCACTACGAAGCGGAACACGAATTCTATGAACGGTTTGTGGGGGACGAGGAGCGCGCGGCCCTGGTGGAGCGTCTGCGGCAGGGTGACATGTCTTTGGCCTCCGTGCTCACTCCGGAGGAGAGAGCGACGCGGGCAGGCCTCGGCCTCTGCCGCTTCTTGGCCTTGAAGGGTCGCGGCTGGGGTGAGGGTGACTTCGTACACCAGTGCATGGAGGTGCTGCTGAGAGAGGTGCTGCCTGATCACGTCGGCGTCCTGGAAGGCATTGACTTATCTCCAGAGATCACACGGCAGAGGATTCTGAGCATTGACAGCAACCTCCGTAGCCAGCTGTTTAACCGAGCCAGGGACTTTAAGGCCTATTCCCTTGCTTTGGATGACCAGGCGTTTGTGGCCTATGAGAACTACCTGCTGGTCTTCATCCGTGGCGTCGGCCGCGACCTGGAGGTGCAAGAAGATCTTCTGACGATTATCAACCTGACTCATCATTTCAGTGTTGGCGCTCTCATGTCGGCAATTCTGGAGGCCCTGCAGACAGCAGGGCTCAGCTTACAGCGAATGGTTGGTCTGACCACGACCCACACTTTGAGGATGATTGGAGAGAACTCCGGACTGGTCTCCTACATGAGAGAAAAGGCCGTGAGTCCCAACTGTTGGAACGTTATCCACTATTCGGGATTTCTTCACTTGGAACTGTTGAGTTCTTATGATGTTGATATTAATCAGATCATAAATACCATATCTGAATGGGTAGTTATGATTAAGACCAGAGGTGTTAGGCGACCGGAGTTTCAGCCTCTACTAACTGAGTCTGAATCAGAGCATGGCGAAAGAGTTAACGGACGGTGTTTGAACAACTGGCTGAGAAGAGGCAAAACGTTAAAACTGATATTTTCACTAAGAAAAGAAATCGAGGCGTTCTTGGTTTCAGTGGGGGCCACTACAGTTCATTTCTCAGACAAGCAGTGGCTTTGCGATTTTGGTTTCTTGGTAGATATTATGGATTATCTTCGAGAGATCAGTGAAGAACTGCAAATCAGTAAAGTCTTCGCTGCCGCTGCCTTTGACCGCATCTGTACCTTTGAGGATAAGCTCTGCTCACTTCAGAGACACATGGAGGAAGTCAATCTAACAGACTTCCCTGCCTTCAGCATAATCGTTGATGAACTCAGACAGCAGTTTAAAGAAGATCAAAAAATATTTGATCCCGACAGATACCAGATGGTGATCTCCCGCCTGCAAAAAGATTTTGAGAAACATTTTAAGGACCTCAGGTTTATTAAAAAGGACTTAGAACTTTTCGCAAATCCATTTAGCTTTAAGCCGGAGTACGCACCTATTTCTGTAAGAGTGGAGCTAACAAAACTTCAGTCGAACACTGACCTGTGGAATGAGTACAGAGTCAAAGACTTGGGACAGTTTTATGCCGGACTGTCTGGTGAAACTTACCCGATTATCAAAGGGGTTGCCTATAAAGTGGCATCCTTATTTGATAGTAACCAAATCTGTGATAAAGCTTTTGGGTATTTAACTCGAAACCAGCACACATTGAGCCAGCCGCTGACGGATGAGCATCTCCAAGCACTATTTCGAGTTGCCACGACTGAAATGGATCCTCGCTGGGATGATCTTGTGAGAGAAAGAAACGATTCGTAA